The DNA window GGCAGGCGGCGAACGCGCTCACCACGCTGATCGCGACGGCGAACCGGTTCATCGAGGAGACCGCGCCCTGGCAGCTTGCCAAGACGGAGAAGGCTGAGGTGGCCGAAAGCGGACGCGCGAGCGCCGAGCTGGACGCCGTTCTGAGCGGTCTCGCGGAGGTCTGCCGGGTGCTGGCGAGCGAGCTGCGGCCGTTCGTACCTGACCTGGCCGAACGCCTCGCCAGGCAGTTCACGCCGGTCGATCCGAGCGGTCAGCTGCCGAAGGCCGAGCCGATCTTCCCGCGGCTGGAACGGCACGAAGGAGCGGAGGCAGCGGAGGCGTTGGAGAAATAGGTCGGTAAGGTGCGTCCCCGTGCCAAGAGACCGCAGGATTCTCGCCCTCGCGTTCGCTGCCGCCGCGCTGACCGCGCTCGCCGGCTGCGGCTCCGGCGACGACCCGAAGCCGGCGGCCGCCGCGCAGGAGGTCAAGGCCAAGCCGACGAAGGAAGCGCCCGCCGCCAAGCCGCGACTCGAACCCGAGCTGCTGAAGAGTGCCGTGGACAAGTCGGTACTCCGTGCCAAGGACATCGGCCACAAGGTCGAGGTGCAGGACCAGGACGACAGCCTCGATGTGCCGACCAACGACATCTGCGCCAAGGAGTGGAAGAGCAACGGCTTCCGCGTGGCGCGGCATCAGGACTTCTTCTGGAAGGACGCCGAGGTCGCCGAGCTCGTCGTGAGCACCGAGGTGGTCGCCTACGAGCCCGGGCAGGCCAAGGCCGCGCTCGCCGAGATCGAGAAGGCCATCGGCGACTGCGACGGCTGGAAGCACGACCAGGGCGAGATGGACAAGGTCGCGGTCACCGCGGCGCCGGACGGCGCGCTCGCGGAGTCGTTCGCCTGGAAGGGCGTCGACGAGCGCAAGGACGGCGACTACAACTACCTCGCGACCTACCAGGTACGCGGCGACCTGCTGAGCGCCGTGTACGTGTGGGCGGACGACAGCTCCGATGCCAAGGAGATCGCCGGCGACCTGACCGAGAAGGCCGCCGAGCGGCTGGAGAAGTCCGGCTGATTTAGGGGAAACCCGCGGGTCGACTGTTGTCATCGCCGGGCCGGTACCGGGTGTTCACCGCGCTCCTGGTCTGGTGTGGCGTCCGGAGGGGATCCTTTGGACCTTCCGCCGGCCGCGATTCGCGGCCGGCGGACTGACGTTCGAGGCAGGTCGCGCGGGAGGGGATCCTTGTTTCGGTGCGGCAGGTGGCGGTTGGCAGGATGGAGGGGTGACCGACCGGCCCAAGCTCGTTGTCAGTGACCTCGATGGAACGTTGCTCCGCACGGACGGGACGGTCTCCGACCGGACCCGCCGCGCGCTGGCGAGGGTGGAGGAGGCCGGCTCGACGGTGATCTTCGCGACCGGCCGCCCGACCCGCTGGATGCACGCCGTCGCCGAACAGTCCTGCCACAAGGGCATCGCGATCTGTTCCAACGGCGCGATCGTCTACGACCTGCACACCGAGGAGATCCTCGAACGCCATCCGCTCGCCCGCGAGGCCGGCATCGCCGTCATCGAGGCGATCCGGGCCGCGATCCCCGGCGTGAGCTTCGGCGTCGAGCATGGTGACCAGTTCGCGCACGAGGCCGCGTACGTCCTGCACTTTCCCATCGACGACAAGCGCGTCGACACCTACGTCGCCACCGTCGACCGGATGTGGGAGAAGCCCGCGTACAAGCTGCTCGTCCGGCACGTCGACTACGACCCGGACACGCTGCTCGCCAAGGCGCGCGACGTTGCCGGCGAGCTGGCCGAGCTCACCCACTCCAGCCGCAGCGGCCTGCTCGAGGTCTCCGCCCGCGGCGTGTCCAAGGCGTCGACGCTCGCGCTGTGGTGTTCCGAGCGGGGGATCGCGCAGGAGGAGGTCGTCGCGTTCGGCGACATGCCGAACGACCTGCCGCTGCTGGCCTGGGCCGGCACCGCGTACGCCGTCGCGAACGCGCACCCCGAGGTTCGCGCGGCCGTCTCCCGAACGTGTCCGAGCAACAACGAGGACGGCGTCGCGCAGACGCTGGAGCAACTCTTCGCCTGATTGACAATGGTTCTTTCGAAAGACTACTTTCGCAACATGGCTTTCGATGACGAGGCGCGTAAGGCACTCGACGCGCGGGCGATCCGTGCCCTCGCGCACCCGCTCCGGATCCGCATCCTCGACCTGCTGGACGAACGGCCGCCGCTCACCGCCACGGAGATCAGCGAGATCGTGGGCGAGAGCCCGGCGAACTGCTCGTTCCACCTCCGCACGCTCGCGAAGTACGGCTTCGTCGAGGAGGCCGGCGGCGGCACCGGGCGCAACCGGCCGTGGCAGCGTCCCTCTGGCTCGATCTTCATCGACGACGCCGACGCGGACCCGGAGACCCGTACCGCCGCGAGCGCGTTCCATGCCGTCAAGCGGGAGGCGACGTTCCGCAAGGTCGCGGAATGGGAGGAACGCCACCACTCCTATCCGGGCGAGTGGAGCAAGGTCGGGTTCACCTCGGAGATCAACACGGCGCTGACCGCGGCCGAGCTCAAGGAGGTCGGCCAGAAGATCTTCGACCTCGTCATTGGCATCCACGAGAGCCGCGAGACGCCGCCGGATGCCGAACGGGTCGCGATCTACGCCTGGGGATTCCCGCTCGGCCGGCCGAAGGGGGAGTCATGAGGTCGTTCGCGCTCGCCGTGAGGCTCGTCTGGGCCGCGGGTGGGACGGCGTTCGCCGTCGTGGTCGCCCTCTTCGCGATCTCCGGCCTCGGCATCGTCGCGCTCGTCTTCTTCGGCAACGCGCTGCTCGGCGAGCTGGTCGGCGGCGACCCGTCCGAGCGGACCGTCGGCCTCGTCGTCGCTGCGCTCGTCACCGCGGCGCTGGTCTCGTTCGCCACCGCGACCGGTGCGGGCATGCACAAGCTGCTGATCGAACGCACGATCCGGTACTGCAACGAGATCCTGCTGCGGCTCACCATCCAGGCTCCGCTGCGAGAGTTCGACGACCCGCGCTTCCACGACCGGCTCGAACGTGCCGAGCGCGCGGTCCAGGCGAGCCCGATGATCGTCGCGATGGCCGTACCCCAGATCATCGGCGCGCTCGTCAGCGTGGCCGGACTCGCCGCGGGACTGTTCGTCATCCACCCCGCGCTCGTGCCCGTCACGCTGCTCGCGAGCGTGCCGCTCTGGCTGGCGGGGCGGATCGCGAGTGATGAGATGTACTCGTTCTCGTTCGGCAACACTCCGGGCGACCGGGCCCGCCACCACATCGGCGACGTCGCCAAGAATCGGCGGCTCGCTCCGGAGGTCCGCGCGTACGGGCTCGGCGGCTTTCTCACGCGGCGGTGGACCGACCTGTACGACGAGCGCCTCGCCGGTGTCCGCGAGGTCGTCGGCAAGCACATCCGCCGGTCGGCGATCGGCAGCGGCGTGGGCATGCTGGTGCTCGGCGGCGTGCTGTTGGTCGTGCTGTGGTTCGTGCAGCGGGGCGACCTTACGGTCGGCGCCGCGGCGACGGCTGCCGTCGCCGTTCTGCTGCTCGCGAACCGTTCGCAGCTTGCCGCCACGCAGCTCGCCCACGTTCTCGAGCACGGCAAGTACTTCAACGACTTCGTCGAGCTCCGCGACTGGGTCGGCGGTTTGCGTCCGCAACCGGCAGTTGACACTCGTCCGTTCCGTCAACTGCGGGTTGACGATGTCACGTTCACCTATCCGGGCGCCAAGCAGCCGGCGCTACGGCAGCTGACCGCCAGCATCGACGAGGGCGAGGTCGTCGCGATCGTCGGGCAGAACGGATCTGGCAAGACCACGTTGGTGAAACTGCTCTCCGGCCTGTACGAACCGACCGAGGGCACGGTCACCTGGGACGGCACGCCCGTCGCACAGCTCGCCGGCGACGGCGGCCTCGACCAGGTCGGTGTCGTGTTCCAGGACTTCGGGCGGTACTGGTTCTCCGCCGCGGAGAACATCGGCCTCGGCGCCCCCGACCGCATCACCGACACGAGCGCGATCCAGGCGGCCGCGACGGAGGCCGGAGCCGCAACGTTCCTCGACAAGCTGCCGCAGGGCTTCGACACCCCGCTCGGCGTCGAGGTCGATGGCGGCGCGGACCTGTCCGGCGGCCAGTGGCAGCGCGTCGCGATCGCCCGGGTGCTGTTTCGCCAAGCCACGTTCCTCATTCTCGACGAGCCGACCGCCTCGTTGGACGCCGAAGCCGAAGCGGCCCTGTTCGAGACGCTCCGCGAGCTCAGGCACGGCCGGACCGTCGTGATCATCTCGCACCGCTTCTCGACCGTACGTTCCGCCGACCGCATCCTCGTCATGCACGAGGGCAGGGTGGTCGAGCAGGGTTCGCACGAGGAGCTGATGGCCGCGGACGGTCGGTACGCGCGGATGTACCGCCTGCAGTCCAGCGCGTACGTCGACGTCGCCTGAGCAGACGAAACGGCCCGCCCCGAGGGGCGGGCCGTTCCACTCCGATCTACTTGCTGGTCAGGCCGAACGCGATGCGGTTCAGGCTGTCCTCGGTGCCGGTGAAGCCCTCGAACAGCGAGAACACGTCACTCGACAGATCGGCGTCCGGGTCGTCGGCCGTGCCGCCGATGTTGTCCGGACCCACGCCGTACATGCCGGCGAAGTCGCCGCCCTCGTCCATGACGTTCTTGACGGCGTTCGTCGAGTCCGTGTGCCAGCTGCCGAGGTAGTGCCCGGCCTCGTGCGACACGATGTTGCCGATCGCCGTACCCACGAACGTGATCCGGTTGCTCGCCGGCGTCAGGTACGTGTTCAGCGAGTACTCCGGACCCGCCGGGTCGCTGATCGCGTCGAGCAGCACCAGCGCGGTCTCCTCGTGCCCGAAGTTGCCCGGGTCGATGGACTGCGCGATGCCGATCGTGTTGATGCCCGACTCGGCGATCGTGCCACCGACGACGACGCGGCTCACGTTCACGTTGCCGAACGTGTCCGGGTTGTCGGCGGAGTTGCGCACGACGATCTTCGCCTTGCCGTTCTTCGCCAGCGAGTCGCTGCCGAGGTTCTCCTTGACGGTCTTCACGATCTGCTTGACGACCGCCGGCTCGTCGGCGCGGGTGAGGCCCCACCGTCCGAGGAACGCGCGGAACGGGCTGAGCGTACGGACGCCCGGACCGCCCACGACGTTGGTGTTCAGCCGCTGGCCGTCGAAGTCGAGGAACAGCGTCTGCGGCTTCGCCTCCTTCTCCAGCGGCGGTCGGTAGGCCTCGACCGTCACGTCGTACAGGCCTTCGCCCTCGGTGATCGCGATCGAGTGCATGCCCGCCACCGCGGCGACATGGTCGGCGAGCGCGTTGCCGCCACCCGGCAGCGACGTGTTCGCCGGCATGATCGACGACGCGTCCTGGCTGGAGCCCATGACCTGCTTGCCCGACGGGTCGAACAGGTCGATGTGGCTCGCGCCGTTCTTCACCGTGACACCGAGGACGTCACCCGGGCGCAGCGGCACCGAGTAGTAGTCGACGTCCGCGGTACGCGAGGTGATCGTCAGCTGGTACGCGCCTTCCTCGTCGGCACCGGGGCCGCTGCCGGAGTCGAACGGGTCCTCGGGGATCGAGAGGAAGCCCGCGACCTCGACGTAGTAGACGCCGGTCTTCGGAGCCGTGAAGCGCAGCAGGCTGTCGAACGTCGAGGCGTTCTCGTCGTCGTTCCCGGCGAGGAAGTTGCCCTCGGCGTCCCAGATCTCCACGATCGAGTCGGCCAGGCCGCGGCCGTCGACGTCCGCGACGATCTGCTTACCTGCCTGGACCTCGATCTTGTAGAAGTCGAAGTCGCCCGAACCCGAGCCGGCGCTGCCGTGCGGGCCGTCGCCGATCGTGCCGGTCGTACGGATCGCACCGCGCGAACCCTCGATGCCGGTGTCGCGAGCCAGCGGGATCGAGCCGTCGTCCTCGGTGTTCGGGCTGAGCGCCGAGATCGGAACGACCTGGTGCGAGAGCTGGCCGAGGATGCGGGCCTTGGGGTTCTTGCCCTTGGCGGTGCCGAACTTGTTCACGACCTCGGCGTCGGCCTGGCTGTCGTTCCCGCCGTAGATGCCGGCGGGCTCCTCCTCGTCGTGCAGGATCGGCTGTTGCGCGGCCGCACCTGCGTTCGCCCGCACCTTGGCCTTCTGCTGGGCCCGGGTCTTCGACTTGTACGCCAGGGCGCGGTCCCAGCCAGCGAAGTCCAGCTTGTCCCGGTCCTTGACCAGCGCGAGGTACGGGTTCGGTCCGCTCGGTGCCTTGCCTGGAGCGGCTTTCGCGGCTCTCTGATAGCCGCGGTCGGCCACGTCGGTGCCATCGTCAGGCGCTGCCGACGCGAACGCTGGAGTGATGAGGGCCACGGCACCGATCGCCACGGCGAAAGACATGGATCTCCTGCGCACTGCGGGGCTCCCCCCGGTCGGGTCCGCGGCGTCCTTGCCGCGAACAGGACGAATTCCGGCGGCGCTCGTCTGGGTACGGCGGACCGATCCGCCGGAATGGTTGTCCCGGCCCCCCGACCAAGAGGTGGTCTCCCACCACCCCCGGCACACAGAAGATCACCGAGAGCGTCCGTTGTCGCGGCTCTCGTCCGGTTGCGGTCAGCTGACCGGAGCGGGAGCGCGCTGCGGCTCGTTCTGCTCGGGCTCGTCGGTGGTCGGCTCGTTCCGGCGCCGGATCCGCTGCAGGATCGTGTCGAAGAACGCGGCCAGCAGGCACACACGGAGGATGAGGATGACGAGGGTCGGCAGGTCCTCGATGAGGTGCCGGAACACCACCCAGAACGCGCCGCCGCGGTCGCCGATCAGGTGCGTGAGGCCGACGAAGCCCCACTCGACGCCCGCCTCCATCGCGCGCATCGAGACCGCGAGCAGGACGAAGAGCAGCGGTCCCGCCTGCCAGACGAGGCGGAGCGCGTTCACCAACGGCACCCACTTGCCGCGCCGGCCGCTGGTGTAATGGTCGACGAGGAACTTCACCTCGCCGGGCAGCCGGTTGAAGCGGTGCTGGAACTGGCTCAGCACGGTGGAGTTGGCGACGATGTCGCGTTCGCGGTCCAGGACGTGGCCGTAGATGACACAGGTGATCGCGAGCCAGATCAGCGGGTAGAGGAACGCGTCCTTCGCGTCGGGCAGGTAGACCATCGCGTGCTCGATGCCGGTGACGACCCAGTCGAACGGCGCGAAGACCCCGCGGATGGTCTCCTTCAGCTGCTGGAGCTCGACCCAGAAGACCCTGGTGTGCAGCCACTCGGGCACGTTCGCGAGGAGCCGGCTCAGGCCGACGACGGCGTAGAAGAGGTAGGAGACCTCGAAGAAGATCGCGAGCAGCCGGATCACCCGCTTGCCCGGCACCTCCTTGTCGACCAGCCACCAGAGGATGCGCTTGAGCAGATAGGCGGTCACGGCGGCGATCGCGGCCGCGTACATCACCTCGGGGCCCTGGTCGGGGACGCGGGACCAGGTCTGCATGGCCTCGTAGATGAGGTCGCTGAGGTACTGGTCGATCACGCCCCAGGTCGCGTAGAACGCGAGGAACGGCACGGCGGCGACGATCACGAAGTCGATGAACGTCGGCTCGTCCCGACCGTCGGGCTCCTCGTCGTTGTCGAGGTTGATCTCCGGCTGCGGTGGCGGGACGGCCTGGTCGGGAGTGGCGACCGGCATGGGGGCGAGGCTCTGGTCGGTGTCCGTACGGAACCCGAACATCCCACCGATGCCGCGCCGCCTTGCGTGCCGGCCCCGGGCCGGCTCGGGCGCGGAGACCACGGCGGCGACCACCCGGTCGGCCTCGCGCTGCATGATCCGCAGGTGCCTGAGGCCGGGCATCGCCTCTCGGAGCGCGAAGAACATCGCGATGGTCGCGGCGATCTGGACGAGCATGGAGAGCGCGACGCAGCCGAACGCCAGGACGCTCGCGAGGCCGTCGGGGATAGCCTCCCAGCGGTTGGCCCGTGCCGCGAGCATCATCGTGAGGCGCGAGCCGGCGCCGCCGATCAGCCCCCAGACCAGGAGGGCAGGCCAGTACCGCACCGCGAAGTGCAGCGCGCGGCGCAGTGGCTCGAGGTAGATGCGAACGGTTTCCATGCCGGCGGTCAGTATCGCAAGCTGGTCTGCATGCTGGGGCGGCTCGTCCTTCAGTCTGGGCGGCCGGCTACGGACTGCGTGTGCCGAACTACGGCGTGCGAGGTGTAGATCGTGGTGTCAGTGGGCAGAGAGCGAGCTACAGGGAGCTTTGCCTGGGGCCCGTTGGACAACGAAATGGCGTCGATTTGATTTCTGTGCAACCGAACGGCTTGCCAGTTCGTCTAACGGTCGAGTGCTTGCGGTGTTTGCGCTCAGGTAGGTCCGCGGGGTCTGGTCGAGGCAGGTGGTCGTAGTGAACGTGGAGTACGCCCAGCGAGTCCGCCGACTAGCCCGCCTACGCATCCGCGCCGAAGTAGCCCGCCGCCGCGCGGAGCGCCTGCAAGCCACCCGTACGACGGGCAAGTCGAGCGCAGCCAACACCGCCGCCGAACCGGCCCTGATCCGCCCCCGCCGCGCCCGCCACGCCGACCAAACCCAACGCGCCACCAGCTGACCTCCCCCACCCCGCGCCCTGCTTGGGCCGGGGTGTCCCCATGCCCGGACCGAGGTTGCCGCCTCGCGCCCATCACGCGCTTGGGTCGGGGGCACCCTTGTCCGGACCTATGGGACCGGGGTGCCCCCGACCCAACCAAACCCTGCGCCCAACACCCAAAGTCACGACGCGAAACGTGGGTGACGGGGATGACGACGGAACCCCCGGCTCCATCTGAGCCACAAGAGACCCGGGGCCCCACAAGCCAACGCGAGCACGGCAACA is part of the Tenggerimyces flavus genome and encodes:
- a CDS encoding Cof-type HAD-IIB family hydrolase, whose translation is MTDRPKLVVSDLDGTLLRTDGTVSDRTRRALARVEEAGSTVIFATGRPTRWMHAVAEQSCHKGIAICSNGAIVYDLHTEEILERHPLAREAGIAVIEAIRAAIPGVSFGVEHGDQFAHEAAYVLHFPIDDKRVDTYVATVDRMWEKPAYKLLVRHVDYDPDTLLAKARDVAGELAELTHSSRSGLLEVSARGVSKASTLALWCSERGIAQEEVVAFGDMPNDLPLLAWAGTAYAVANAHPEVRAAVSRTCPSNNEDGVAQTLEQLFA
- a CDS encoding ArsR/SmtB family transcription factor yields the protein MAFDDEARKALDARAIRALAHPLRIRILDLLDERPPLTATEISEIVGESPANCSFHLRTLAKYGFVEEAGGGTGRNRPWQRPSGSIFIDDADADPETRTAASAFHAVKREATFRKVAEWEERHHSYPGEWSKVGFTSEINTALTAAELKEVGQKIFDLVIGIHESRETPPDAERVAIYAWGFPLGRPKGES
- a CDS encoding ABC transporter ATP-binding protein, whose protein sequence is MRSFALAVRLVWAAGGTAFAVVVALFAISGLGIVALVFFGNALLGELVGGDPSERTVGLVVAALVTAALVSFATATGAGMHKLLIERTIRYCNEILLRLTIQAPLREFDDPRFHDRLERAERAVQASPMIVAMAVPQIIGALVSVAGLAAGLFVIHPALVPVTLLASVPLWLAGRIASDEMYSFSFGNTPGDRARHHIGDVAKNRRLAPEVRAYGLGGFLTRRWTDLYDERLAGVREVVGKHIRRSAIGSGVGMLVLGGVLLVVLWFVQRGDLTVGAAATAAVAVLLLANRSQLAATQLAHVLEHGKYFNDFVELRDWVGGLRPQPAVDTRPFRQLRVDDVTFTYPGAKQPALRQLTASIDEGEVVAIVGQNGSGKTTLVKLLSGLYEPTEGTVTWDGTPVAQLAGDGGLDQVGVVFQDFGRYWFSAAENIGLGAPDRITDTSAIQAAATEAGAATFLDKLPQGFDTPLGVEVDGGADLSGGQWQRVAIARVLFRQATFLILDEPTASLDAEAEAALFETLRELRHGRTVVIISHRFSTVRSADRILVMHEGRVVEQGSHEELMAADGRYARMYRLQSSAYVDVA
- a CDS encoding PPC domain-containing protein: MSFAVAIGAVALITPAFASAAPDDGTDVADRGYQRAAKAAPGKAPSGPNPYLALVKDRDKLDFAGWDRALAYKSKTRAQQKAKVRANAGAAAQQPILHDEEEPAGIYGGNDSQADAEVVNKFGTAKGKNPKARILGQLSHQVVPISALSPNTEDDGSIPLARDTGIEGSRGAIRTTGTIGDGPHGSAGSGSGDFDFYKIEVQAGKQIVADVDGRGLADSIVEIWDAEGNFLAGNDDENASTFDSLLRFTAPKTGVYYVEVAGFLSIPEDPFDSGSGPGADEEGAYQLTITSRTADVDYYSVPLRPGDVLGVTVKNGASHIDLFDPSGKQVMGSSQDASSIMPANTSLPGGGNALADHVAAVAGMHSIAITEGEGLYDVTVEAYRPPLEKEAKPQTLFLDFDGQRLNTNVVGGPGVRTLSPFRAFLGRWGLTRADEPAVVKQIVKTVKENLGSDSLAKNGKAKIVVRNSADNPDTFGNVNVSRVVVGGTIAESGINTIGIAQSIDPGNFGHEETALVLLDAISDPAGPEYSLNTYLTPASNRITFVGTAIGNIVSHEAGHYLGSWHTDSTNAVKNVMDEGGDFAGMYGVGPDNIGGTADDPDADLSSDVFSLFEGFTGTEDSLNRIAFGLTSK